Part of the Nicotiana sylvestris chromosome 5, ASM39365v2, whole genome shotgun sequence genome is shown below.
tctctaATTACTTCTGTGCATGCTCTCGTCTGACTCTGTAGCTGAGCTCTTCAATATGGTATTAGAGCTGTGAGCTAGATACCTCAGCTCAGCAAGCAGTAGATGAGTGTTAAGCAGCAGATGTTGAGTCAATTTCTCAGCTAAGAGCAAAAGTCCCAAAATTAAGATTTTTCTGTATCTGGCTGGAACTCAACGAACATCTCTGTTCTTTTGAAAAAATTGCGAGTACAATCAAGTGCTCTATTATGATTTAGTGAAAGTAATAAGGAAGTGTTTCTGCTGAGATTGTCGCAACAATGCAAATTAATGAAGAAGTATCGTTTGCTCAAACCTCAAGTACATCAGCTACTCAATCGCACAACACTCAGAATCTCGAGCTTGTTCATCACAATCATCCGCTATACATTCATCCTTCAGACACTCAAGGTTTGGTTCTCATTTCCATTCAACTTCAAGGTTCTAAAAATTACTCGATTTGGACTAGATCTATGAAAATTGTTCTTCACAGTAAAAATAAATTAGGATTTGTTCTAGGAACCTATAGAAAGGAGATGTATAATGCTAGTCTACATGAGTTGTGGGATAGGTGTAATGCAATTGTGCTAGCATGGATAATGAACACAGTTTTTCCAAGTCTAATTAGCACAGTGTTATATGCTTCTAAGCATATAAGGTGTGGGAAGACTTAAGAGAGAGGTTTGACAAAGTGAATGCATCTAGAGCCTGCTATTTGCATAAGAAAATTGCTACACTTGTTCAGGGAGTATCTTcagtatctgtgtattttttttgAGACTACGTGAACTGTGGGATGAATATGAAACTCTAGATCCTCCACCCTCTTGTGGATGCCCTGAGTCCAGGCAATATGCTGAACATTATCAAGTGCAAAAACTGTACCAATTTATGTCTGGTTTAAATGAGTCTTATGAGAATTCTAAGAATCAAGTTCTCATAATTAGACCACTGCCAAACATAAACCAAGCTTATGCTATGATTGTTAATGTTGAGagacaaaggaaaacaggtggaaggaATGCCAGTGGTACTGGTACTGAGATTGGAGAACCTGCTACACTCTTAAGCAACAAAGGAGCAAGTGGAGGTGGCTACAGACCTAAAAACAACTATGGAAAAGCTTCCCCTTACTATGAATACTGCAAGCTTATTAAGGGTCACACAAAGGATAATTGTTATAAGCTGCATGGTTATCCAGCTGATTTCAAGTATAAAAAGAAAGGAGGAGGACCTAACAACTATGCCAACAATGTGGTCAATACTAGTTCAGCACCTGATATGCAGCAGAATCTATCTTAGACCAGTTCTCAAACTGCTGGGAACTCCCCATCTCCACAATTATCATCACCTACTCAATTCTTCACTCCAGAACAATACTCTCAATTTTTGCAAATGCTGAATCAAAGAAAGGAAGTTGAATCTGTAGCCAGCACAGCTAAAGTAGAACCTACAGGTATTACCACAGCCTTTATGTCTAATCTAGTTGATAATAACTGGATGGTTGACATAGGGGCTATGAATCACCTGGTGCACAACCTGGGGTTGCTAAGTAAATTCAAGGAGTTGACATGTTTGGAAATAAACAGAGTGCACCTACCTACTGGAGAATAAGTAACCATTAAGAAAACTGGTGATTCACACATTTTTCAAGATAGAACTCTTCATAATGTTCTATATATTCCAGACTTCAAGTATAATCTGTTATCAGTCTCTAGGATCACAAAAGAGTTAAAATGTCTAACAATATTTTTTCCTGATTTCTGcttgtttcagaaactcttcagCGGGGAGATGATAGGGATTGGTAAGGAGGATCGGGGCCTCTACATACTGAAAGCTAGTTCACAAGGAGGATTCAATTCTGATTCTGCCAGTAAACATAGCCTGCCTGCTTCATATGTAAATAGTTTATGTGTAGATAACATCTTTAGTTTCAGTACTAAGAATAAAACTGAGGGTGAGCATACATCTTGTTATAGCATATCTTTGTGGCATATGACGCTTGGACATCCACCTCTAAAGGTCTTGAGAAGCATTAGTACTCTGGAAAACATACATGTGAAATATCACAATTGTACTATATGTCCTATTGCCAAGCAAACAAGATGTCATTTTCCTTAAGTAATAGCAGTTTTGTTTCCGCATTTGATCTTGTTCATGCTGATGTTTGGGGACCCTATAGAGTTCCAACACATGATGGTAGAAGATACCTCATGACTCTAGTAGAAGACTACTCTAGTATACTTGGATCTTTTTAATGAATAATAAGTCAGACTCTGTTGTTATTCTGAGAGATTTCCTTGTATTGATCAAGACTTATTTTAATTGTGTTGTTAAGTGTCTCAGAATAGACAATGGATCCGAGTTCGTCAATGAGCATGTAAATCAGTTACTTAAGGAACATGGAGTGATTCATCAAAGTTCTTGCATCTACACACCTCAACAGAATAGGGTGGTATAAAGAAGACAGATATATCTTAGATATGGCTAAAGCCTTGAGGTTCCAGGCATTTATTCACTTACAATTTTGCGGATAATGTGTAACAACTGCAGTGTATCTTCTGAATAGGCTGCCTACCACTCTTCTAAGGGGCCAATCTCCATTTGAGAGATTGTTTCACAAAGCTCCTTCTTTGCAGCATCTAAAAGTATTTGGAAGCTTATATTATGCCACTAATgtgaagaaaactgaaaaagtTCTATCTTAGAGCAATTCCTGGTGTGCATTTGGGGTATTCTGTCACTCAAAAGGCTATCATTTATATGACCTCAGCAGTAAAGATTTTTTTGttagcagagatgtagtcttcatGGAAGACATCTTTCCATTCAGAGACATGAAGTCTAAGATCATACCTCTATTTCCTATTCTAGAACTTAAAGTGTCTTTCCTGTATCCTCTTCCACTACTGAGGAAATCCTGTCTTCTCCTGCTTCTCCTGCTGCGTCTTTTCCACTATATTCTTCTGTTTATTCTCTCAGTTCCTTATTATCCTCTCAGCCAGTGATTCAGCCAGCTGTGGAGACACTCAGGAGATCTTCTAGACCCTCTAAACCACCTGTATGGATGCAGGATTATGTAGTGCAGTCTAAGTTGCCCTCCCGTTCTTATCCTATCTCCTCTTATGTCTGTTATGATCACTTATCCCCTACCTATAAAGATTTTTTGGCTGCTTACTCAGCAGTATTTGAGCCTTCATCCTATGCTGAAGCATGTAAAGATCCCCTTTGGGTTGATGCTATAAAGGCTAAAATAGCagcacttgaagtgaataagacTTGGACCATAGTTGACTTGCCTCAGGACAAAACACCCATTGGTTGTAAATGGTAGTTCAAGGTAAAATACAAATCAAATGGAGAGGTGGAAAGATACAAAGTCAGGCTTGTAGCTAAAGACTATAGCCAACAGGAGAAACTGGACTATACTTAGACATTCTCCTGTAGCCAAAATGGTTACAGTAAGGTCTGTGGTAGCTCTAGCAGCAGCTTCTCGCTGGTACATTTTTCAGATGGATGTGCATAATGCATTCCTACAATGGGACCTTTCTGAAGAGGTTTTTATGCAAATTCCATATGGCTTTCCAACCAGGGGGAGTATCAGAAGGTGTGCAGGCTCAATAAGTCCTTGTATGGGATCAAACAAGCTCCTAGGCAGTGAAATTTGAAGTTAACAGAAGCTCTGCTGGATATGGGGTTCAAACAGTCTCATTATGACAATTCTCTCTTCACACAACAAATGGGATCAGACCTAGTAGTCATACTTGTCTTTGTGGATAATCCCCTAGTAACAGAAACTAACTTGAAGCTGATTGAGCAAGTGAGAAAGGATTTACAGGTCAGGTTCAAAATGAAAGACCTTGGGGAGCTAAAATACTTCTTGGACATTGAATTCTCTAGATCAGAAAATGAAATTCAAATGTGCCAAAGAAAGTATGCACTTGAACTAGTTTCTGAACTTGGTATGTCAGGTGGAAAGCCAGTGACTACTCTACTAGAGTTCAACCACAAGATAACCTCTATAGAATTTGATAAGATTGTCACCAAGAATTGTAGTGACAATGACAgtgaacatgaagacaaagagaGATATCAGAGAATAGTAGGTAGAGTATTGTACTTGACTATGACTAGGCCTGACATAGCCTTTGTGGTTCAAGTACTTAATCAGTTCATGCATGATCCTAAACAGTCTCACATAAGTGCTGCCATGAGAGTAATCAAATATATAATGGGAACTCCAGGCCTAGGTCTGTTCATGCCAGCAGGTGAAAATATGAAGTTAACTGCTTACTGTGAATCAGACTGGGGTGCTTGTGTGGAAACAAGAAGATCAGTAACCAGTTATGTAATCAAGTTTGGAGAAGCCTTGATATCCTAGAAATCAAAGAAGCAAGGAACAGTCTCAAGAAGCTCGGTTGAAGCAGAATTCATAAGCATGGCCACAACAGTAGCTGAAATTATATGGCTAATAGAACT
Proteins encoded:
- the LOC138868490 gene encoding uncharacterized mitochondrial protein AtMg00810-like — translated: MVTVRSVVALAAASRWYIFQMDVHNAFLQWDLSEESHYDNSLFTQQMGSDLVVILVFVDNPLVTETNLKLIEQVRKDLQVRFKMKDLGELKYFLDIEFSRSENEIQMCQRKYALELVSELGMSGGKPVTTLLEFNHKITSIEFDKIVTKNCSDNDSEHEDKERYQRIVGRVLYLTMTRPDIAFVVQVLNQFMHDPKQSHISAAMRVIKYIMGTPGLGLFMPAGENMKLTAYCESDWGACVETRRSVTSYVIKFGEALIS